In Mycobacterium sp. Aquia_216, a genomic segment contains:
- a CDS encoding PP2C family protein-serine/threonine phosphatase: MSLLLVEDDRADAVLVEDLISSAVDDIKVTWAQSMAHAERELASARPDCVLLDLHLPDANGIEALDRIAKHDATVPIVVLTGLNDEFFGASAVAAGAQDYLVKGRVEPDMLRRALLYAIERKRVELIAADLYASQLRARENALLERGLLPSPLLLDNPGVQIVARYRPSRADALLCGDFYDVVQTADRVVHVLIGDVAGHGPDEAALGAALRIAWRALTFAGVRAAELMRQLERILHAERTGSGIFATVLSLEIAPDTSRITSIRAGHPGMLRQGAGTVEWVEPPAGPALGLSGDDWPQHELELPVGQGLLLLTDGLFEGYSGTGNERLGEDGLLALARSHHDLPGPAFVDALIDGAEQLAQPRGGLTDDIAIVRVERTAT; this comes from the coding sequence TTGTCGTTGCTCTTGGTCGAAGACGACCGGGCCGACGCCGTGCTCGTCGAAGACCTGATTTCCAGCGCAGTCGACGACATCAAGGTGACGTGGGCACAGTCGATGGCGCACGCCGAGCGCGAGCTGGCCTCGGCCCGGCCCGATTGCGTACTGCTGGATCTACACCTGCCGGACGCCAACGGTATCGAGGCATTGGACCGTATCGCCAAGCACGACGCGACGGTGCCGATCGTGGTGCTGACCGGTTTGAATGACGAGTTCTTCGGCGCCTCCGCGGTCGCGGCCGGGGCGCAGGACTATCTGGTCAAGGGCCGCGTCGAACCCGACATGCTGCGCCGTGCACTGCTTTACGCGATCGAGCGCAAGCGCGTCGAGCTCATCGCCGCGGACCTGTACGCGAGTCAGCTTCGAGCCCGCGAGAACGCTCTGCTGGAACGCGGCCTGCTGCCGTCCCCGTTGCTGTTGGACAACCCGGGTGTCCAGATCGTGGCCCGGTACCGGCCGAGCCGCGCGGACGCGCTGCTGTGCGGTGACTTCTATGACGTCGTGCAGACGGCGGACCGGGTTGTGCACGTGCTGATTGGAGATGTCGCCGGGCACGGGCCCGATGAGGCGGCGCTGGGCGCGGCGTTGCGGATCGCTTGGCGCGCGCTCACATTCGCCGGCGTGCGCGCCGCTGAGCTGATGCGCCAGCTCGAGCGGATACTGCACGCCGAACGAACGGGCAGTGGGATCTTCGCGACCGTCCTGTCCCTCGAGATTGCGCCCGACACCTCGCGCATCACCTCCATCCGGGCCGGCCATCCGGGTATGTTGCGCCAAGGCGCCGGAACGGTGGAATGGGTGGAGCCGCCGGCCGGGCCGGCGCTGGGCCTCAGCGGCGACGACTGGCCGCAGCACGAGCTGGAATTGCCGGTGGGGCAGGGGCTGCTGCTACTCACCGACGGACTGTTCGAGGGATATTCCGGAACCGGCAACGAGCGACTTGGGGAGGATGGTTTGCTGGCACTGGCGCGTAGCCACCACGATCTGCCGGGTCCGGCGTTCGTCGATGCATTGATTGACGGCGCCGAGCAACTCGCTCAGCCGCGCGGCGGCCTTACCGATGACATCGCCATTGTGCGCGTAGAGCGGACGGCGACGTGA